Proteins from one uncultured Anaeromusa sp. genomic window:
- a CDS encoding aldo/keto reductase: MQRLSGRAASEATRALAARNGEGRYRRLGRSALWVSQAGFGSYRVDAAVAAHKEALRAALQSGINLIDTSANYADGGSERLIGEVLTEMVHTGAVRRDEVVLISKVGYLQNSNLRLRQERQQAGNDFPEVVPYAPTLEHCIHPDFLEEQLELSLQRLQISCLDGFLLHNPEYYLLWALQQGGDAAAARAEYVRRLRQAVSWLEKAVQQGRIAWYGVSSNTFPRPAGDPQQTPLDELWQAASLAGGAGHHFGFIQFPCNLLEPAAAMLPAWPQERTLLEYAAALDLGVLINRPLNAIQEGDLVRLDEDVYDAEGRAAARRFYEDAAQLNSSWGEAPHLRHLALRALRSAQGVSAVLVGMRRTAYVADVMAELERKAPERSDREIWKRVKALRART, encoded by the coding sequence ATGCAAAGGTTGTCTGGCAGAGCTGCTAGCGAAGCAACACGGGCGTTAGCTGCTCGCAACGGGGAAGGACGGTATCGCCGTCTGGGACGCAGCGCCTTGTGGGTTAGTCAGGCTGGTTTTGGCAGTTATCGGGTAGATGCGGCGGTGGCAGCGCATAAAGAGGCCTTGCGGGCGGCGTTGCAAAGCGGTATTAACCTCATTGATACTAGCGCCAACTACGCAGATGGAGGCTCAGAGCGTCTCATTGGCGAAGTGCTGACGGAAATGGTTCACACTGGCGCTGTGCGTCGGGACGAAGTGGTGCTTATTTCTAAAGTCGGTTACTTGCAAAACAGCAATCTTCGGCTGCGCCAAGAACGGCAGCAGGCAGGCAATGATTTTCCGGAGGTAGTTCCTTATGCGCCGACCTTGGAACATTGCATTCATCCGGACTTTTTAGAGGAACAGCTGGAGCTCAGTCTGCAGCGGCTGCAGATAAGCTGCTTGGATGGTTTTTTGCTGCACAATCCGGAATACTATCTTTTATGGGCTTTGCAGCAAGGCGGCGACGCTGCAGCGGCGCGGGCGGAGTATGTGCGCCGCCTGCGGCAAGCTGTTTCTTGGCTGGAAAAAGCAGTGCAGCAAGGGCGTATTGCTTGGTATGGAGTCAGCTCCAACACCTTTCCGAGGCCTGCAGGCGATCCGCAGCAGACGCCGTTGGACGAACTATGGCAAGCGGCTTCTTTGGCCGGCGGTGCAGGGCATCATTTTGGCTTTATTCAATTTCCGTGCAACCTCTTGGAACCGGCGGCGGCAATGCTGCCAGCGTGGCCTCAGGAGCGGACGCTGCTAGAGTATGCCGCTGCCTTGGATTTGGGCGTGTTGATCAATCGGCCTTTAAACGCCATTCAAGAAGGCGATTTGGTTCGCTTGGATGAAGACGTATATGACGCAGAAGGGCGGGCGGCGGCGCGGCGGTTTTATGAAGACGCGGCGCAGCTTAACTCGTCATGGGGAGAAGCGCCTCATCTGCGTCATTTGGCGCTGCGGGCTTTGCGGTCAGCGCAGGGGGTAAGCGCCGTCTTGGTGGGCATGCGCCGGACAGCCTATGTGGCCGATGTGATGGCCGAGTTGGAACGTAAGGCGCCTGAGCGCAGCGATAGAGAAATCTGGAAGCGAGTTAAAGCGTTGCGGGCAAGAACGTAG
- the hrpB gene encoding ATP-dependent helicase HrpB, translating to MKGKRDTLPIDEVLPQLQEVLRRQTRAVLVAPPGAGKTTRVPLALLEEPWLRGQRLLLLEPRRLAARAAARQMARLLGEEPGETVGWRMRHDSRVSAKTRLEVITEGVLTRMLQEDASLPGVGAVVFDEFHERSLQADVGLAFCLQSQAVLREDLRLVVMSATLAAQKVAALLGQAPVIVSEGRLFPVAVHRVGRQDKLTIEENVAEVVRKALAQEAGDVLVFLPGAPEIRRTTALLTGLAAEVKVLPLYGRLSGSAQDEALLPAPRGSRKVVLATSLAETSLTVEGVRVVVDSGRMRVPRFSLRSGLTRLETVQVTADAALQRRGRAGRLAPGSCYCLWNEREEALFIAERTPELLESDLAALALELALWGVKEPRELAWLDEPPAEAFAQGRQLLEGLGALDAAGAVTAYGRRLALLGLPPRLAHMVLQGTELSLGATACLLAALLTEGEIAQADVTAVVAEAAKHEKNPLAGQRLVWRAAARYARAAGVLRGESVKPEQCGLLLALAFPERLGQNRGDGKFLLGNGRGAYLPKGHPLTWATYVVAVEVDDSGRDGRIFQAVAVEIHEVRRVLAGQIRQESHAFWDAATRKICAREKECLGALVLKEAPTAPTSAQVRQVLKAVLQSEGLAKLLNWTPAAQQLRQRLAFVHHWDAQKWPDVSEKALLARTDEWLEPFLGPEPDGCALQRLDLHQALLTLVPWDLQRSLEEWAPAAVRMPSGRSVVIDYQDAAAPFVAVKLQEVFGWQEAPCLAEGRVPLTLQLLSPAQRPVQVTRDLASFWRNGYFAVRKELAGRYPKHYWPEDPLTATPTSRVRPKSGSL from the coding sequence ATGAAGGGGAAAAGGGACACCTTGCCAATTGACGAAGTGCTGCCGCAACTGCAGGAAGTGCTGCGGCGGCAAACCCGGGCTGTCCTTGTGGCGCCTCCTGGCGCTGGCAAGACGACCAGGGTGCCGCTGGCTTTACTAGAGGAGCCATGGCTGCGCGGCCAACGATTGTTGTTGCTGGAGCCGAGACGTTTGGCGGCGCGAGCGGCGGCTAGGCAGATGGCGCGCCTTTTGGGAGAGGAGCCTGGGGAAACGGTGGGCTGGCGCATGCGCCATGACAGCCGGGTCAGCGCCAAAACGCGGCTGGAAGTGATTACCGAAGGCGTCTTGACGCGGATGCTGCAGGAAGATGCTTCCCTGCCTGGGGTTGGCGCTGTTGTATTTGATGAATTTCATGAGCGTAGTTTGCAGGCGGATGTAGGTTTGGCTTTTTGTCTGCAAAGTCAGGCTGTCTTGCGGGAAGATTTGCGCTTGGTGGTGATGTCGGCAACGCTGGCGGCGCAAAAGGTGGCGGCTCTTTTAGGGCAAGCGCCGGTTATTGTCAGCGAGGGCCGGCTGTTTCCTGTTGCTGTGCACCGCGTGGGACGTCAGGATAAGCTGACTATAGAAGAGAATGTGGCTGAAGTTGTCCGCAAGGCGCTGGCGCAAGAAGCAGGGGATGTACTGGTGTTTTTGCCGGGAGCTCCTGAAATTCGGCGCACGACCGCTTTGCTTACAGGTCTTGCGGCAGAGGTTAAGGTGCTGCCGTTATATGGGCGGTTGTCCGGATCGGCGCAGGATGAAGCATTGCTGCCTGCGCCTCGGGGAAGCCGTAAAGTCGTACTGGCTACGTCTTTGGCGGAAACCAGCTTGACCGTGGAAGGCGTCCGGGTGGTTGTCGACAGCGGCCGCATGCGGGTGCCGCGTTTTTCGCTGCGCAGCGGCTTGACACGGCTGGAAACGGTGCAGGTTACGGCTGATGCGGCGCTGCAGCGACGAGGCCGCGCGGGACGGCTGGCTCCGGGAAGCTGCTATTGCCTGTGGAATGAGCGTGAAGAAGCCTTGTTTATAGCGGAACGGACACCGGAACTTCTGGAAAGCGATTTGGCGGCGCTGGCGCTGGAGTTGGCGCTTTGGGGCGTTAAAGAACCGAGGGAATTAGCGTGGCTTGACGAACCGCCGGCGGAAGCCTTTGCGCAGGGGCGGCAGCTGCTGGAAGGACTAGGGGCGCTGGATGCTGCTGGCGCGGTGACCGCTTATGGTCGCCGTCTGGCTTTGCTGGGCCTGCCGCCGCGTCTGGCGCACATGGTGCTCCAAGGGACAGAGCTGTCTTTAGGAGCAACCGCGTGTTTGCTTGCGGCTCTTTTGACGGAAGGAGAAATCGCGCAGGCGGATGTAACGGCGGTGGTGGCGGAAGCAGCTAAGCACGAAAAGAATCCTCTAGCCGGGCAACGCCTTGTCTGGCGGGCGGCGGCCCGCTATGCACGGGCCGCCGGTGTGCTCCGCGGTGAAAGTGTAAAACCGGAGCAATGCGGCCTCCTTTTGGCGTTGGCTTTTCCGGAGCGTTTGGGACAAAACCGCGGGGACGGTAAGTTTTTATTGGGCAATGGACGCGGCGCTTATCTTCCTAAAGGACATCCTTTGACGTGGGCGACCTATGTAGTGGCGGTAGAAGTGGATGATAGCGGCAGGGACGGTCGCATCTTTCAGGCTGTTGCGGTGGAGATACATGAGGTGAGGCGTGTGTTAGCCGGGCAAATACGCCAAGAAAGCCACGCTTTTTGGGATGCCGCGACGCGAAAAATTTGCGCTCGGGAAAAGGAATGCCTGGGCGCATTGGTGCTGAAGGAAGCGCCGACAGCGCCAACGTCGGCGCAAGTGCGCCAAGTTCTAAAAGCGGTGTTGCAGAGCGAGGGGCTGGCGAAGCTGCTTAACTGGACGCCGGCGGCGCAGCAGCTGCGGCAGCGACTGGCGTTTGTTCACCATTGGGATGCGCAAAAATGGCCGGATGTAAGCGAAAAAGCCCTTTTGGCGCGAACAGACGAATGGCTGGAACCGTTTTTGGGGCCGGAGCCGGATGGCTGCGCTTTGCAGCGTTTGGACTTACACCAAGCTTTATTGACGCTAGTCCCTTGGGATTTGCAGCGCTCTTTAGAGGAATGGGCGCCGGCGGCGGTGCGAATGCCGTCGGGGCGAAGCGTAGTGATTGATTACCAAGATGCGGCAGCCCCTTTTGTGGCCGTCAAGCTGCAGGAAGTCTTCGGCTGGCAGGAAGCACCCTGTTTGGCAGAGGGGCGAGTGCCGTTGACGCTGCAACTTTTGTCTCCGGCGCAGCGGCCGGTGCAGGTGACGCGCGATTTGGCCAGCTTTTGGCGGAACGGCTATTTTGCGGTGCGCAAGGAGCTGGCTGGACGGTATCCGAAGCATTATTGGCCGGAAGACCCGCTGACAGCTACGCCGACCAGCCGGGTACGGCCTAAGTCAGGAAGCCTCTAA
- a CDS encoding LysR family transcriptional regulator: MEIRHLECFLEIVRLGSFSKAAKVLHISQPAASKMIHAMEQELGLPVLYRQNRNLTLTDIGQAVFERAQPIVALFHGLHAELEDVAQARKGRLRIGLPPIASSSVFPQVLGEFSRLYPDISVNLYEFGSKTIEKEVYDGMLDLGVICSPSDNSEFSTLSFIKDPLQVIVAPSHPLSERTLLSFADLAQEQFIMYREDFSLHDAIANRCLQAGFEVRCAYETSQREFMTQLVASGLGIALLPQAICATLSPQQLRAIPMTDPVYLELGAIWRRNRYLSFAARSWLDFTKEKLAPKNIK, encoded by the coding sequence ATGGAAATTCGCCATTTAGAATGTTTCCTGGAAATTGTTCGCCTCGGCAGCTTTAGCAAAGCTGCCAAAGTGCTGCACATCAGCCAGCCTGCAGCTAGTAAAATGATTCACGCCATGGAACAGGAACTGGGCCTGCCTGTTCTCTACCGCCAGAACCGTAATCTGACGCTAACCGATATCGGCCAAGCTGTCTTTGAACGCGCCCAACCGATTGTCGCCTTGTTTCACGGGTTGCATGCCGAACTGGAGGATGTAGCGCAAGCCCGCAAAGGCCGCTTGCGCATCGGCTTGCCGCCAATCGCCAGCTCCAGCGTCTTTCCACAAGTGCTGGGCGAGTTTAGCCGTCTCTATCCGGACATTTCCGTCAATCTCTACGAGTTCGGCTCTAAAACCATCGAAAAAGAAGTCTATGACGGTATGCTGGATCTTGGGGTTATCTGTTCTCCCTCCGATAACTCCGAATTTTCTACGTTATCCTTTATTAAAGACCCCTTGCAGGTCATCGTAGCTCCCAGCCATCCCTTGAGCGAGCGCACCTTGCTTTCCTTCGCCGACCTCGCCCAGGAGCAGTTCATTATGTACCGTGAAGATTTCAGTCTTCATGACGCTATTGCCAACCGTTGTCTCCAGGCCGGTTTCGAGGTTCGCTGCGCCTATGAAACATCCCAGCGAGAATTCATGACCCAACTGGTGGCTTCCGGCCTGGGCATTGCCCTCTTGCCTCAAGCCATTTGCGCCACCCTGTCTCCTCAACAATTGCGCGCCATTCCCATGACAGACCCAGTGTATTTGGAATTGGGCGCCATCTGGCGGCGCAACCGCTACTTGTCCTTTGCCGCCCGTTCTTGGTTAGACTTTACCAAGGAAAAACTGGCTCCGAAAAACATCAAATAA
- a CDS encoding HDOD domain-containing protein, with product MELFIARQPIFDIQKNVVAYELLFRSPGAVTATHTDDTAATRAVLSNAFLMMGIDSLTDGKKAFVNFDGATLLDQVPRLLPAAILIVEILETVEPTQEVINACVLLKKAGYTLALDDFEPAEAQVPLILLADIIKVDFRNPNSLQGRRFAERLTPGRIRYLAEKVETEAEFRQALADGYTLFQGYFFSRPAILSQKSIPVNHMHYLQLLNQLYTADFDVERFEQLIKRDLSLSLQFLKYINSAFFGFRVPVQSIRHAAALLGQQGLAKWISLVALRNLAQEQPPELLRTAVVRARFSELLIQHRPHPGIPQDHFFLVGLFSLLEAFLQKPLADVLEQLPLARSVKDALAGRPNPLRQVLDLVIAYEQGNWEQVLALGEALQLPHEAIVNAYFDALLWEKEFIAMSNV from the coding sequence ATGGAGCTTTTCATTGCCAGACAACCGATTTTTGACATCCAAAAAAATGTTGTCGCCTACGAACTGCTTTTTCGCAGCCCCGGAGCCGTAACGGCCACCCACACGGATGACACTGCGGCAACACGCGCCGTCCTCTCTAATGCCTTTTTGATGATGGGCATCGACTCTCTGACCGACGGCAAAAAAGCCTTTGTCAACTTTGACGGCGCCACCCTTCTTGATCAGGTCCCTAGGCTGCTGCCTGCGGCAATTCTCATCGTGGAAATCTTGGAAACAGTCGAACCGACGCAAGAAGTGATCAATGCCTGTGTCTTATTAAAAAAAGCTGGCTATACTTTAGCGTTAGATGACTTTGAGCCCGCCGAAGCTCAAGTTCCCCTCATCTTATTGGCGGACATTATCAAAGTCGACTTTCGCAACCCCAACAGCCTGCAAGGCCGCCGTTTCGCCGAACGTCTCACCCCTGGACGCATTCGCTACTTAGCGGAAAAGGTCGAAACAGAAGCTGAATTCCGTCAGGCTCTAGCGGACGGCTACACTCTATTCCAAGGCTATTTTTTCAGCCGTCCTGCCATTCTTTCTCAAAAAAGCATCCCTGTCAATCATATGCACTATTTACAGCTCTTAAACCAGCTTTACACCGCCGATTTTGATGTGGAGCGTTTTGAGCAGCTCATCAAGCGAGACCTTTCCCTGTCGCTGCAGTTTCTTAAGTATATCAATTCCGCTTTTTTCGGTTTCCGCGTGCCGGTGCAATCCATCCGCCATGCCGCCGCCCTTTTAGGACAGCAAGGCTTGGCTAAATGGATCTCCCTTGTAGCCTTGCGCAACTTAGCGCAAGAACAGCCGCCGGAACTTCTGCGCACAGCCGTAGTACGCGCCCGCTTCAGCGAGCTTTTGATTCAGCATCGCCCGCATCCTGGCATCCCTCAGGATCATTTTTTTCTAGTAGGTCTATTTTCTCTACTGGAAGCGTTTTTACAAAAGCCCTTAGCCGACGTCCTTGAGCAACTGCCGTTGGCACGTTCTGTTAAAGACGCCTTGGCTGGCCGTCCCAACCCGCTGCGCCAAGTTCTCGATCTGGTTATCGCCTATGAGCAAGGCAATTGGGAGCAAGTTCTCGCTCTAGGCGAAGCTCTGCAATTGCCGCACGAAGCCATTGTTAACGCTTATTTTGACGCCTTGCTTTGGGAAAAAGAATTTATCGCCATGTCGAACGTGTGA
- a CDS encoding FAD binding domain-containing protein, with protein MLTFQKLAQPQSLTEAYEILTAQKNNFLLGGGAFLRLGSAKRGTAVDLSACELNYIEANEEEVRLGAMASLRDLETSLSMRQLGCGVAPQAVSHIIGVQFRHSVTVGGSVFGRFGFSDLLPAMLVLQASVHLYKGGIVPLAQFMEQPPQKDILTQVVIPRQACRASYQQMRTSCSDFPLLNVAVAETDGVWKIAVGARPGRAALAIQAAAALDAGVAPEEAARLAAAELSFSGNNRASEEYRRQLCEALTVRAVKEVLACK; from the coding sequence ATGCTTACTTTTCAGAAGCTGGCACAGCCGCAGTCATTGACGGAAGCTTACGAAATACTGACGGCGCAAAAAAACAATTTCCTTCTGGGCGGCGGCGCTTTCTTGCGCCTGGGGTCGGCAAAGCGGGGCACGGCGGTGGACTTGTCTGCCTGTGAGTTGAATTATATAGAAGCAAATGAGGAGGAAGTGCGCTTGGGGGCGATGGCATCCTTGCGTGATTTGGAAACGAGTCTTTCTATGCGCCAACTGGGGTGCGGCGTGGCGCCGCAGGCAGTGAGTCATATTATTGGCGTGCAGTTTCGGCACAGCGTCACTGTCGGTGGTTCTGTGTTTGGACGTTTCGGCTTTTCCGATTTGCTGCCGGCTATGTTGGTGCTGCAGGCGTCGGTTCATTTGTACAAGGGAGGTATTGTGCCGCTGGCGCAGTTTATGGAGCAGCCGCCGCAAAAGGATATTCTTACGCAGGTAGTGATTCCTAGACAGGCCTGCCGCGCGTCTTACCAACAGATGCGGACGTCGTGCAGTGATTTTCCGTTGCTCAACGTGGCAGTAGCCGAAACAGACGGCGTTTGGAAAATTGCCGTCGGCGCTCGACCGGGCCGTGCGGCGCTGGCGATACAGGCGGCTGCTGCTTTGGATGCTGGCGTTGCGCCGGAAGAGGCGGCGCGCTTAGCGGCGGCAGAATTATCTTTTTCCGGCAACAATCGCGCCAGTGAAGAATATCGGCGTCAGCTTTGTGAAGCGCTGACAGTTCGGGCTGTCAAGGAGGTGCTGGCATGCAAATAG
- a CDS encoding 2Fe-2S iron-sulfur cluster-binding protein, translating into MQIETIINGHKTIWQLEADASLADVLRHEGYLSVRKGCDTSCCGLCTVWLEEKPVLSCTVPAFRAAGKEITTLEGVQEEAEAFAKVLAAEGAEQCGFCSPGFIMTVLAMKRELSQPTEEEIVHYLTGNLCRCTGYMGQLRAVKTYLGGGTR; encoded by the coding sequence ATGCAAATAGAGACGATTATTAATGGGCATAAAACGATTTGGCAGCTAGAGGCGGATGCGTCTTTGGCGGACGTGCTGCGTCATGAGGGCTATTTGAGCGTGCGCAAGGGCTGCGATACGTCCTGCTGCGGTCTTTGCACGGTTTGGCTTGAGGAGAAGCCGGTTCTTTCTTGTACAGTACCTGCTTTTCGGGCGGCAGGGAAGGAAATTACTACCCTAGAAGGCGTGCAAGAAGAAGCGGAGGCTTTTGCGAAGGTACTAGCAGCCGAGGGTGCTGAACAATGCGGTTTCTGCAGTCCCGGATTCATTATGACCGTGCTGGCCATGAAACGGGAGCTTTCGCAGCCGACGGAAGAAGAGATTGTTCATTATCTCACAGGCAATTTGTGTCGCTGCACCGGCTATATGGGGCAGCTGCGGGCGGTTAAAACCTATCTGGGAGGTGGAACGCGATGA
- a CDS encoding molybdopterin cofactor-binding domain-containing protein encodes MKVVGQSLPKIDALPIATGQPVYTEDLAPSQALVVKVLHSPHAFARLRQVDVSLVLKVPGVACVLTHQDVPQKRFTLAGQSYPEPSPYDRRILDEYVRYVGDAVAIVAAVDEKTAEKALQLIRVEYEVLEPVLDFETAARHDSVVHPEDNVLCNFPIGMEKEKNIICTHKNEYGDVEAELAQCPVVVEETYYTQAQAHGMMETYRAYSYLDHAGRLTIVSSTQIPFHVRRQMARALEMPASRIRVIKPRIGGGFGGKQTGAVEMFVAAVTKRTGKAAIIVYSRTETFSCTNSRHAMRLTVRLGADEEGIIRAVDIQGLSDGGAYGEHAPTTFSVVGEKTLPMYHKAKAVRFMGQVVYTNKLPGGALRGYGATQGTFAQESAVNLLAARLKMDPVELRQKNLIRQGDYSPIYKGKVLASSTLDQCIATGKKLIGWEEKYPVRDLGDTLRAVGMAVTMQGSGIAGIDTASAEIRLNDDGNYTLLIGSTDMGTGSDTILAQMAAEVLETNLEHLIVHAADTDVSPFDPGSYASSTTYVTGMAVKLAAEELRGKMLEQAAKLLEADGAQISFDGVKFWSEDGKRRLTVAKLAERMALGAGCQQLTGQGTYGSPTSPPPFVAGFAEVEIDKATGKVTPIDFVAVVDCGTVINPALARVQTEGGVVQGIGMALYEEVRYTGQGRLETCNFMQYKIPCRKDVGNVRVAFEPSYEPTGPFGAKSIGEAVINTPAPAIAHAVFNATGVQLTQLPLTPEKVLNALLTKKRG; translated from the coding sequence ATGAAAGTGGTCGGACAAAGCCTACCTAAGATTGATGCGCTGCCTATCGCGACAGGGCAGCCGGTATATACAGAGGATCTGGCGCCGTCTCAGGCGCTGGTGGTTAAGGTGCTGCACAGCCCCCATGCTTTTGCGCGCCTGCGCCAGGTGGATGTCTCCTTGGTCCTGAAGGTTCCCGGCGTGGCCTGTGTCTTGACGCATCAGGACGTGCCGCAGAAGCGCTTTACCTTGGCAGGACAGTCCTATCCGGAACCGTCTCCCTATGATCGGCGTATTTTGGACGAATATGTACGTTATGTGGGCGATGCCGTAGCCATAGTGGCGGCAGTGGACGAAAAAACAGCAGAAAAGGCGCTGCAGCTCATTCGCGTGGAATATGAAGTGCTGGAGCCGGTACTGGACTTTGAAACTGCAGCCAGACATGACAGCGTCGTGCATCCGGAAGATAATGTGCTTTGCAACTTTCCCATCGGCATGGAGAAAGAGAAAAATATTATTTGTACCCACAAAAACGAATACGGCGATGTAGAAGCGGAGCTGGCCCAATGTCCGGTAGTGGTGGAGGAAACCTACTATACCCAGGCGCAGGCTCATGGCATGATGGAGACGTATCGCGCCTACAGCTACCTAGACCATGCAGGACGGCTGACCATTGTGAGCTCGACGCAGATTCCGTTTCATGTGCGGCGGCAAATGGCAAGAGCCTTGGAAATGCCAGCCAGTCGCATTCGTGTCATCAAGCCTCGCATTGGCGGCGGCTTTGGCGGCAAGCAGACCGGAGCGGTGGAGATGTTCGTGGCGGCGGTGACCAAACGTACCGGCAAGGCGGCGATTATTGTTTACAGCCGCACAGAAACGTTCAGTTGTACGAACAGCCGCCATGCCATGCGCTTAACCGTGCGCCTGGGGGCGGATGAAGAGGGAATCATTCGGGCGGTGGATATTCAAGGGCTTTCCGACGGCGGCGCTTACGGCGAGCATGCGCCTACCACCTTTTCCGTGGTAGGCGAGAAAACGCTGCCGATGTACCACAAAGCCAAGGCGGTTCGTTTTATGGGACAGGTTGTGTATACGAACAAGCTGCCTGGCGGCGCGTTGCGCGGCTATGGGGCGACGCAGGGGACCTTCGCCCAAGAGTCGGCGGTCAATCTGCTGGCGGCCAGACTAAAAATGGACCCGGTGGAGCTGCGGCAAAAAAATCTGATTCGCCAAGGGGATTATTCCCCTATCTATAAGGGCAAGGTGCTGGCTAGTTCGACGCTGGACCAATGCATTGCTACCGGCAAGAAACTCATCGGTTGGGAAGAAAAATATCCGGTACGCGATTTGGGAGACACCCTGCGCGCTGTAGGCATGGCGGTAACGATGCAGGGCTCCGGCATTGCCGGCATTGATACGGCGTCTGCGGAAATCCGCCTTAATGACGACGGAAACTATACGCTGCTTATTGGCTCAACTGATATGGGTACGGGAAGCGACACCATTCTGGCTCAGATGGCGGCGGAGGTTCTGGAAACCAATCTGGAGCATTTGATTGTCCATGCCGCCGATACGGATGTGTCTCCTTTTGATCCCGGTTCGTACGCTTCCAGCACTACCTATGTGACTGGTATGGCGGTTAAGCTGGCGGCGGAGGAATTGCGCGGCAAGATGCTGGAACAGGCGGCTAAATTATTGGAAGCAGACGGGGCTCAAATTTCTTTCGACGGCGTGAAGTTTTGGAGTGAGGATGGCAAGAGGCGATTGACGGTGGCCAAGCTGGCGGAACGGATGGCTTTAGGCGCGGGATGTCAGCAATTGACAGGGCAGGGCACTTACGGCAGTCCCACGTCGCCGCCGCCCTTTGTGGCGGGCTTTGCGGAAGTGGAAATTGACAAGGCTACCGGCAAGGTGACGCCTATCGATTTTGTGGCCGTTGTCGATTGCGGCACGGTGATCAATCCGGCTTTGGCCCGCGTACAGACTGAGGGGGGCGTTGTCCAGGGGATTGGCATGGCGCTCTATGAAGAAGTGCGCTATACTGGGCAAGGGCGTTTGGAAACCTGTAATTTTATGCAATATAAGATTCCTTGCCGCAAGGATGTGGGAAACGTGCGGGTGGCCTTTGAGCCTAGCTACGAACCGACAGGTCCTTTCGGCGCTAAGTCCATCGGCGAGGCGGTCATTAACACGCCAGCGCCGGCGATTGCCCATGCCGTCTTCAACGCTACCGGCGTGCAGCTGACGCAGCTGCCCTTGACGCCGGAAAAAGTGTTGAACGCATTACTAACCAAGAAACGAGGCTGA
- a CDS encoding nucleobase:cation symporter-2 family protein: MEKTHPVNEMLPLSKLFVYGLQHVLAMYAGAVAVPLIVANALGLSSEQLIYLINADLFTCGIATIIQTVGFGNMGVKIPMIQGVTFAAVTPMILIGQAHGLTGIYGSIIVAGIITYLAAPYFSSLLRFFPPVVTGTIITIIGVTLMPVAVRWAGGGNPAAKDFASAAYILLALVTLALVLFFYRFFKGFISNIAVLLGLLCGTILASFFDMVNFSKVGDASWLGITTPFAFGYPTFDAASIAAMVLVMLVVMTETTGDCIAVGEIVDKKITKEDLSRCLRADGFSTILGGIFNSFPYTAFAQNVGLVALTRVKSRFVVTAAGVILILLGLVPKLAAVIAAIPLPVLGGAGIAMFGMVAASGMKTLSRVEFDGTQNIMVVAVSLGVGMITLAVPNFYHNFPAWAQVILHSGITAGSIAAIVLNLLLNGVSSEEKELEAGQNKYL, from the coding sequence ATGGAAAAAACCCATCCTGTTAACGAGATGCTGCCGCTGAGCAAATTGTTTGTGTACGGTCTGCAGCACGTGCTGGCTATGTACGCCGGGGCAGTGGCGGTTCCTCTCATTGTGGCGAATGCTTTGGGATTGAGCAGCGAGCAATTAATTTATCTGATTAACGCCGATCTGTTTACCTGCGGCATTGCCACCATTATCCAAACTGTCGGCTTTGGGAATATGGGCGTGAAAATTCCCATGATCCAGGGAGTGACTTTTGCCGCCGTGACGCCCATGATTTTAATCGGCCAAGCGCACGGACTGACCGGTATTTACGGCTCGATTATTGTGGCCGGGATTATAACGTATCTCGCCGCTCCTTATTTCAGCTCCCTTTTGCGCTTCTTCCCGCCGGTGGTGACGGGGACGATCATTACGATTATCGGCGTGACGCTGATGCCGGTGGCGGTGCGCTGGGCTGGCGGCGGCAATCCGGCGGCTAAGGACTTTGCCAGCGCGGCTTATATCTTGCTGGCGTTGGTGACCTTGGCGTTGGTTCTTTTCTTTTACCGCTTTTTCAAAGGATTTATCAGCAACATTGCAGTGCTCTTAGGTTTATTGTGCGGTACGATCTTAGCCAGCTTTTTCGACATGGTCAATTTTTCCAAAGTAGGCGATGCTTCCTGGCTGGGAATTACTACCCCTTTTGCTTTCGGCTATCCTACTTTTGATGCGGCCTCTATTGCCGCTATGGTGCTGGTCATGCTGGTGGTTATGACGGAGACGACTGGCGACTGTATCGCCGTAGGCGAAATTGTCGACAAGAAGATTACTAAAGAGGATTTGAGCCGCTGCTTGCGGGCGGATGGCTTCTCCACGATTCTGGGCGGTATTTTCAACTCCTTTCCCTATACGGCCTTCGCGCAGAACGTAGGCTTGGTAGCATTGACGAGGGTCAAAAGCCGCTTTGTGGTTACCGCTGCCGGAGTTATTCTGATTCTTTTGGGCCTCGTGCCCAAACTGGCTGCGGTGATTGCCGCCATTCCCTTGCCAGTTCTGGGCGGCGCAGGTATTGCCATGTTCGGTATGGTTGCGGCCAGCGGGATGAAAACCTTGTCACGGGTTGAGTTTGACGGTACGCAGAACATTATGGTTGTTGCCGTCAGTCTGGGCGTGGGCATGATTACGTTGGCGGTGCCGAATTTCTATCACAACTTCCCGGCCTGGGCTCAAGTTATTTTGCATAGCGGTATTACCGCCGGCAGCATCGCCGCTATTGTGCTCAATTTGCTTCTCAATGGCGTTTCCTCAGAGGAGAAAGAGCTGGAAGCCGGTCAAAACAAGTATCTATAA